One window from the genome of Pseudomonas fluorescens encodes:
- a CDS encoding ornithine carbamoyltransferase: protein MAFNMRNRSLLSLMHHTNRELHYLLDLSRDLKRAKYTGTEQPHLKGKNIALIFEKTSTRTRCAFEVAAHDQGAHVTYIDPVSSQIGHKESMKDTARVLGRMFDAIEYRGFEQEIVEELAKFAGVPVFNGLTAEFHPTQMIADTLTMREHSDKPLHDISYAYLGDARYNMGNSLLMIGAKLGMDVRIGAPKALWPHQDFIDQCQAFAAESGGRITITEDPKAAVKGVDFIHTDIWVSMGEPVEAWDERIEQLLPYQVNAQMMKASGNPRVKFMHCLPAFHNSETKVGKDIAARYPNLANGVEVTEEVFESPANIAFEQAENRMHTIKAILVSALADI, encoded by the coding sequence ATGGCTTTCAACATGCGCAACCGCAGCCTGCTGAGCTTGATGCACCACACCAACCGCGAGCTGCACTACCTGCTGGACCTGTCCCGCGACCTCAAGCGTGCCAAGTACACCGGCACCGAACAACCGCACCTCAAGGGCAAGAACATCGCGCTGATCTTCGAGAAAACCTCGACCCGCACCCGCTGCGCCTTCGAAGTCGCGGCCCATGACCAGGGCGCCCACGTCACCTACATCGACCCGGTGTCGTCGCAGATCGGCCACAAGGAAAGCATGAAAGACACCGCCCGGGTCCTGGGGCGGATGTTCGACGCCATCGAGTACCGGGGCTTCGAACAGGAGATCGTCGAGGAGCTGGCCAAGTTCGCCGGCGTGCCGGTGTTCAACGGCCTGACCGCCGAATTCCACCCCACCCAGATGATCGCCGACACCCTGACCATGCGCGAGCACAGCGACAAGCCGTTGCATGACATCAGCTACGCCTACCTGGGCGATGCCCGCTACAACATGGGCAATTCGCTGCTGATGATCGGCGCCAAACTGGGCATGGACGTGCGCATCGGCGCACCGAAAGCCCTGTGGCCGCACCAGGACTTCATCGACCAGTGCCAGGCCTTCGCCGCCGAGAGCGGCGGGCGCATCACCATCACCGAGGATCCGAAGGCCGCCGTCAAGGGCGTGGACTTCATCCACACCGATATCTGGGTGTCCATGGGCGAACCGGTGGAAGCCTGGGATGAACGCATCGAGCAGTTGCTGCCTTACCAGGTCAACGCGCAAATGATGAAAGCCTCGGGCAACCCACGGGTGAAATTCATGCATTGCCTGCCGGCGTTCCACAACAGCGAAACCAAGGTCGGCAAGGACATCGCCGCCCGCTATCCGAACCTGGCCAATGGCGTGGAAGTGACCGAGGAGGTGTTCGAGTCCCCGGCCAACATCGCCTTCGAGCAGGCGGAGAATCGCATGCACACCATCAAGGCGATCCTGGTGTCGGCGCTGGCGGATATCTGA
- a CDS encoding helix-turn-helix domain-containing protein: MKKPDLPSIPVFKLYGESQEWPTPDLLHCETISKRSREHHWEIKPHRHADLCQLLFVFKGQAELEIEGRRTQLTEPAVQILPPLSVHGFRFSEDVEGYVVTLAAPLVTHLQTQLGHSVNVLAQAESYPALENAEYLNSLFSALQNEYMGHQPAREMLMHALVSVIMVWVSRQVMQRHTQAQRPQRAREYLNGFIQLVEETYREHVKVEDLAHRLGISVSHLNGTCRELAGQPALQIMHERQLLEAKRLLTYTGMTIYEISELLGFSDPTNFTRLFRRRVGISPKAFRDRLKTDQQDD, from the coding sequence ATGAAAAAACCTGACCTGCCTTCGATCCCGGTGTTCAAGCTCTACGGTGAGAGCCAGGAATGGCCGACCCCGGACCTGCTGCACTGCGAAACCATTTCCAAGCGCAGCCGCGAGCATCATTGGGAAATCAAACCCCATCGGCATGCCGATCTGTGTCAGTTGCTGTTTGTCTTCAAGGGCCAGGCGGAACTGGAAATCGAAGGCCGGCGCACGCAGCTCACCGAGCCGGCCGTGCAGATCCTGCCGCCGCTGTCGGTCCATGGCTTTCGTTTTTCCGAGGATGTGGAAGGTTACGTGGTGACCCTGGCGGCGCCGCTGGTCACGCACCTGCAAACGCAACTGGGGCATTCGGTCAATGTGCTGGCCCAGGCCGAAAGCTACCCCGCCCTCGAGAATGCCGAGTACCTCAACAGCCTGTTCAGCGCCCTGCAGAATGAATACATGGGGCATCAGCCGGCGCGGGAAATGCTGATGCATGCGCTGGTCAGCGTGATCATGGTCTGGGTCAGCCGCCAGGTGATGCAGCGACACACCCAGGCCCAGCGCCCGCAACGGGCCCGGGAATACCTCAACGGGTTCATTCAGTTGGTGGAAGAAACCTATCGCGAGCACGTCAAGGTCGAAGACCTGGCCCATCGCCTGGGCATTTCCGTGTCGCACCTCAACGGCACCTGCCGGGAACTGGCGGGGCAACCGGCGTTGCAGATCATGCACGAGCGCCAGTTGTTGGAAGCCAAGCGCCTGCTGACCTACACCGGCATGACCATCTACGAGATTTCCGAACTGCTCGGTTTTTCCGACCCGACCAACTTCACCCGGCTGTTCCGCCGGCGCGTCGGCATCTCGCCCAAGGCGTTCCGGGACCGGCTCAAGACCGATCAACAGGACGACTGA
- a CDS encoding DUF5064 family protein produces MAMFEPGHLHMERHALTKEDFSYNLCIDYKVDQDGKEGTGMSFRVHGTVEDKSLDETFFLAKDQAFDFARYATRIARKYGLPKTASIGSMHEYYDKMFEDVRKQLDVKPGDPMKPEHLA; encoded by the coding sequence ATGGCCATGTTCGAACCCGGTCACCTGCACATGGAGCGCCACGCGCTGACCAAGGAAGATTTCAGCTACAACCTGTGCATCGACTATAAGGTCGACCAGGACGGCAAGGAAGGCACGGGCATGTCATTCCGGGTGCATGGCACCGTCGAAGACAAATCACTGGACGAGACATTCTTCCTGGCCAAGGACCAGGCCTTCGATTTCGCCCGCTACGCCACGCGCATTGCGCGGAAATATGGCCTGCCCAAGACCGCCAGCATCGGCTCGATGCACGAGTACTACGACAAAATGTTCGAAGACGTGCGCAAGCAACTGGACGTCAAGCCGGGCGATCCGATGAAGCCGGAACACCTGGCATAA
- the arcC gene encoding carbamate kinase, producing the protein MRIVVALGGNALLRRGEPLTAANQRSNIRTATEQIAKIHPGNQLVIAHGNGPQVGLLSLQAAAYTAVTPYPLDVLGAETEGMIGYIIEQELGNLLDFEVPFATLLTQVEVDGNDPAFQNPTKPIGPVYSKADAERLAAEKDWTIAPDGDKFRRVVASPRPKRIFEIRPIKWLLEKGSIVICAGGGGIPTMYDADGKLQGVEAVIDKDLCSALLAEQLESDLLVIATDVNAAFIDFGKPTQKAIAQAHPDEMEKLGFAAGSMGPKVQAACEFARNTGKVAVIGSLSDIDAIVQGQAGTRISTATAGITYR; encoded by the coding sequence ATGCGCATCGTCGTTGCCCTGGGCGGTAACGCCCTCCTGCGTCGGGGTGAACCCCTGACCGCTGCCAACCAACGTAGCAACATCCGCACCGCGACCGAACAGATCGCCAAGATCCACCCCGGCAACCAACTGGTCATCGCCCACGGCAACGGCCCGCAGGTCGGCCTGCTGTCGTTGCAGGCGGCGGCCTACACCGCGGTCACGCCGTATCCGCTGGACGTGCTCGGCGCCGAAACCGAAGGCATGATCGGCTACATCATCGAACAGGAACTGGGCAATCTGCTGGACTTCGAAGTCCCCTTCGCCACGCTGCTGACCCAGGTCGAAGTGGATGGCAACGACCCGGCCTTCCAGAATCCCACCAAACCCATCGGCCCGGTCTACAGCAAAGCGGACGCGGAACGACTCGCTGCCGAAAAAGACTGGACCATCGCCCCGGACGGCGACAAGTTCCGCCGTGTGGTCGCCAGCCCACGGCCCAAGCGCATCTTTGAGATCCGCCCGATCAAATGGCTGCTGGAAAAAGGCAGCATCGTGATCTGCGCCGGCGGTGGTGGCATTCCGACGATGTACGACGCCGACGGCAAGCTGCAGGGCGTGGAAGCGGTGATCGACAAGGACCTGTGCTCGGCGCTGCTGGCCGAACAGCTGGAAAGCGATCTGCTGGTGATCGCCACCGACGTCAACGCCGCGTTCATCGACTTCGGCAAGCCGACCCAGAAAGCCATCGCCCAGGCCCACCCCGACGAAATGGAAAAGCTCGGCTTCGCCGCCGGCTCCATGGGGCCGAAGGTGCAGGCGGCCTGCGAGTTCGCGCGCAACACGGGCAAGGTCGCGGTGATCGGGTCGCTGTCGGACATCGATGCTATCGTCCAGGGCCAGGCCGGCACTCGCATCAGCACGGCCACAGCGGGTATCACTTATCGATAA